GAATTTTtgcagagggaggaagaaaacagatcTAAAAAGAGGTTTTAGAATGTCGGGTTTTCAGTGTAGGTCAGTGCCAAACATCAGTGCAGATGCAGGCAGGCATCCTTTATTATGCCAAACCAAGGTTCAttaaatttacttacttacatatttatttagcaaattataaggccgcccaactcacacacggtgactctgagcggcttacagaattaaaaaccataaaaacacacaaCAGACACTGCAGTTGGCTGGCttcatatataaataatactGATCTACAAACTGTAGCTTATGAAACACAGTGCCTAATTGGcccaacaagcaaacaaaccacataatggtttagtgcaatgtcCCAGTGGTTTGACCCCCACCACCACTGTCAAGGTCACAATAGACCTTGAGTTGCGCATGTGCATCTTTCCCTGCAGCCAGCTTTGAATTCCTACGCAGCTAATTTGCACTTAAAGATCTGTGGACAAcgttaagatgtctggacttcaactcccagaattcccctgccagcacatgtggacttcagttcccagaattggAACTTTTGGaaccctaggtaaaggtaaaggtttcccttgacattaagtccagtcgggtccaactctagggggcggcgctcatctctgtttcaaagccgaagagccggcgtttgtccaaagacacttccgtggccgtgtggccggcatgactaaacggaacgctgttacctgcccgctgaagcggtacctattgatctactcacattggcatgttttcgaactgctaggttggcaggagctgggactagcaacaggagctcaccccgccacgcggatttaaaccgctgaccttccaatcggcaagctcagcagctcagcagtttaacccgcagcgccaccgggTCCCTTTGGAACCCTAGTCTGTTCAATTGATTCATAGCTTGTTTTCCCCTgtgctttagatcagtgtttctcaacctctgcaatattaagatgcatggacttcaactcccagaattcccccagccagcacaattctgggaattgaagtccacgcaacttaaagttgctgagactgagaaacactgaactagtgTATTTACAGATGGATTTACTGCTCCACTTGTTTCAGCcaatttgcccaaaattttggtGCCTATTTTCTCTGTCTTGAGATTCCCTGCAGATCCTATGGTGCAACTTGCCCCCGCATTAACCATTCAATTTTTATAAAGGCTTTTTAAATACCATgctgttttctctttctgcattCACTGAAGTTTTGTCATCCAAGGAAAATACTGACTGGGCCTTTTTGAGactaacaacaagaacaacatgtGTTTCCCACACTTCAGAAAGAAGTGTGTAAATGCTGATCACAGATAATTCCTCATCTTTATTTGCTCCATTTCAAGAATCCATTTAATACCCTTTTAAATTCATTGCTGTTCCTGTTTTCAAGTATTTGCATGTGACCTGAATGTTTTCTCATCCTGAAAGCTTGAAACCCAATCTCCTGAGTTGAATCAGCCTTGCATTGCTttgagattttcttctttttaaaaatttgttgcATTAAATGCATTGAACATCTTATCTCTCTGGACCCACCAGGAAAGCAGATAAACTTACAACAACCAAACCATTTCCACTATTATGCAGTAATCAGTTTGTTCTCTGTTGGAATTAATTTACACAATCCCCAAATTTGTCCAGGCAAGATTAGCAGTAATATTTTATCAGGAAAAGAAATCGGTGCTCTCTCATCCAAGTATCATCCGATTTAACCCTGTTTAGATCTTTGAAAACAGTTGGCTAGGTGCTTCCCCCTAGCTGCACAAGCGGAGAAAAAACAGGAtttaaatgtgctaaataaatattttttcctatatAATTGGTGTCTAGGATTAGAGCCTTAGAGAACCATATTTGAGTTTTCCAAATCACTTTGCATCTGTTGAAATCTCATGTgcaaaaacatattaaaattagaaaaataGACATCTATCCATTGCATATGGGTTAATAAAAGCTTTATCATAACAATAATAAACATAGGAATGAAATGAGGCTAGTCAGAGTCTTACAGCATAATGTATTTTGTTTAGTTTCCTGAGAGCATAGATTTGAGGCCCCTGTGTGCCCTCACTCCTTATAATGAGCTATGGAAACAGATTATTTTTCCCCTTCATCTCCCACTGACATCATAAAAGGTGATGTTAAATATTGATTGGAGGTGCAGCTAGGCAGAAATTAGTCAGCAAGGTTTATTAATATCCCTTTATCTTAATAGAAATTGGGAGGCGTGGATTCCAGGAAATGTGGTTGACATCAATATTTGCATCATGGCACAACCCCAGATGCTGTTGAATCATGTCACTTCATGGAAGGGGCCCGCTTTTATCTAACACGATCTCCATGCTGTGCTGACAGCATCTCTCTGGCAGATTTCCTTATCTCCTGCTGACTAATGCTTCTTTAATTGGAGAAGCCAACAATTGGTGGGGGGAGAGTCATGTTCTCTAAAGAGACAGTCCCACCCTGTGACTTACGATCCTTCATTAAAGTCACTGTAATTATGATCCATCTTCTGGGCAAATGCAGCTTCTGCATGCTGCTGAGCACACTGCATTTCCAAGTTTTGCTACTATCAGTTTTTTccagggcggggtggggggggaaggaaTGCATGCTACTTAGAGAAGCTGGAAAATCAAGCTGAGTTTTCTCTTTGGGGTATGACAGCAACCAGGTAGGTTTCCCAGATAATAATCCAGTTGGAATTGATTAGAGAAGCACAACGGGACAAAAGGATGGAGGAAGAAGATGGGGTACCCTTGATCTCGGTTTCCCCAAGAGATTGATAAATATGAAAGGATCGATTTCTTTTGTTTAAGCCTGGATCAAATGTGGAAGAACGATGGTTTAAACCAGGCACATCCATGGGTGGAACATTGGGACCTAAGTTGAATCGTCAGCTGCAGGCCTTGTGCTAATACTAgtgttcttcctcctcttcaaatAACACAAGCATGAGAGTTAATTAGCAACAGAGTGCTCTAACCACATAGTGACTCCTAGTTAAGATGTTATCGATTTTTCCATGATGCTGGCATTCTTTTTCAGGGCCAGCCCTATTGTTAAGTACAGGGAGACCCAAGATACAAGGGCtagggaaaggaagaggaaaaacaactATGCACAAAGGACACAGtgtagagcactgtttctcaaccttggtaattttaaggtgtgtggacttcaacaaccagaattccccagccagccatgctggctggggaattctgggagttgaagtccacacaccttaaaattaccaaggttgagaaacagtgctgtaGAGGGAGGCAGAGGTAGGAAAGCAATTCAAAAGTTGTTAACAGATTAAGGAGGCAGTAAATGaaatctcagccctgggaaagaacAGACTCAGATTAACCCTGCCTTGGTTCTGCATGTTATATGAGAGGAAGAGGGGAACTCTGgtagacttccaagattctgttattattgatcgattatgtaccatcaagtcattcgTTTACTCCTAGGGACCACGTAGATAGATCTCCATGATGATCCGTCCCTAACATGGCCCTTcgggtcttccaacagtgcccccatcaccactgtaactgagcccctcccccttgctgctggttgtcctcttctctctccttccacctttctcagcatcagaaccttctccagggagctgggtctttgcatcatgtgtccaaagtagaataatttgagcctggtcattggtgcctcaagggagaactctggcttgatttgttcagtgatctgttggtttgtcttcttggctgttCATGATTTTCTCcgaagtcttctccaaccccaaagttcaaaagcgtcaatactcttcctatcctgcttctgctATAGAGTTCCAACAGGCTGACACAAAACTGGTTGCTTAACACACTTTCTTCTTTGCCTTCCATAAGCTAGCCTGCTGCTCTCAAGGGGTTGAAGGACATTGTCCCATGCCCACAATGAAGATTCAATGGTCAGTTGTGTATGAGACAGtgagaaagtgaaagaaagagagaatattttctttatttcaaccTGTAAATATCCTTGGCTAATTTGCTTCTTTCATTGCACTCTTGCATCTGGCAATTGCTGAAATAATGGAGGCATTGATTAAATGACCAAGTTTGGACTCCAGGGTGGTTGAGCTTCAAAATCCAAGTAGACTTGTTTTGAATTGAATGCAGTTTCAATCATCTTTCACATAAACATTACCATAATGATTTTGACGATCATCTCTTTAACTTGCTGACATATCTGGGTGGAAAAGATGTAAGGCAAAAATGTAGGATGGGGGATAACTAACTTGGCAATAGTCCATGTGAAAGAGACTGcaaattaaacatgagccagaagtgtgatgcagctgctaaaaaggccaaTACTGTCTGAGGCGCATTAACAGCAGCACTGAGTCCAGATCACCGGAAGTCATATTTCCAATTTACCATGCTCTGGCCAGACCCATTAGGAGTCCATTCTAGGACCACCGTTCCaaaaggcagtgacaaattgAAGCAAATTCAAAGGAGGGTTAACAAGTTGGTGATGGGTCTGGAAAACAAGACCAATAAGGAACAAATTAGAGTCTGGATATGTTCAgcctgagccagtttggtgtcgtgattaaggcaccaggctggaaaccgggaggctgtgagttctagtctcaccttaggcacaaagccagctcggtgaccttgggccagtcactttctctcaaccctaggaaggaggcaatggcacaccacttctgaaaaaatcttgccaagaaaactgcagggacttgtccaggcggtctccgagaattggacatgattgaacggtttaaaaaaaaatgtttggtctACAGTAGAGATGACTGGGGGAGATATGATAACagccttcagatatctgaagggtTCATAAAAGAGAGAGTGGATTTATTTGttgttgccccagagggcagggccAGAACAAATGGTTAAAATGTCAAGGAAGCAAGTTCAGACTAGATGCCAGCAGGAATTTCCTGATAtacaagctgtcagccagtggaacaggttgCCTCATGAAATGATAAATTCCCAGTCACTGGAAGTCTTCAGGGGCTGGACCGTCCTTCGTTGCCAATGCTTTAGTGGATCTTGCCCTGACCCAGGCAGGGGGTTGGTTTAGATGACTTCTAAACTCTTCCAGCTCTCTAATTCTGTGATACAGCACACTGTTTTCACAATACGTCCATCGagtataaatatataatgtgATGCACAGTTTATTGGAATATTTCCCAAAGTGCCTAAACCAAGTTGTTTATGCCAGGAATCCTGGATTTCTCGGTGTCTGCCCCAACCCAATTGTGTAATATCACTTACACAAACAACACACCCAAACTTACACACACACTCTACTTTTCTCTCTTGCCAGTCTCTCTAGCTGAGGTTGTCATTATACCCATTTGCCGAACCAAATAAAACATGCAAGAGAAATGCAGGCAGTGAAAGTCTTTCTATTCGGCCCATCTGTGGCAGCCAAAACAGAGAAACGGTGTCATGTTGCCAACCTGTGCAGTCCCATCAGTTGGCAGTCTGGATGGATGCCATGTGGGAATGGAACAGCCTTATAGCACTTCCCCGATTTTTAAGAGGTCAAAGGGCCATTTTGCCTCACCGTGGCATGGTGTGGCCATTTCTGATTTGATCCTttcatgtttgcattttaaaaaaacactaatcACCCAAAGTCAGCAATCCTGACCCCCAGTTTCAGGGACAGGATCTCAGAGTGCTTTGGGGATCCCACAGAGGGGTCTTGGGAATGCCTTGCGCTCCCTGCCCTATGGATCTGCCACAACCTTTGGATGCATCTCTGCCCTCTTCTCTTGGCAGTCTTCATTCCCAAATGGGGAGGATGGCTTTGCAGAAGGAGGTTGACTGGCATCCCAGGGGACAATCAAGCACTAAAACAAAGCATCTGAACAAGAAGAGTTTCCAGAGCAGTTCCCACCCCATTCCACAATCCGAACCTGGTGTCCACACCTTGCCTTGTTCTGAGGAGACTTCAGGGTGAAAAATGGGATGGGGAAGAAACTACTCCTGAAAGTTACATGTTGATTCAGTGCCTCTTTCTGAGAAGTCCTCAAAGTGAGACATCTGCAACAGGTGAGGGCCTGATCTTCCACCTGAGACAGAAGAGTGACTTCGTTAGAGgtgtcatctgtcagagatggtTTAGTGGATCTTGAACTTGAGGAGGAGGTTGGACGAAATAACGTTCCTATGAATGGATGGTTCTAAGAGGTCCACCACTGAGAAAGAGGGGAACTTTCGTTTCTTCACCACCCCTGCTTTCCATGGTCATCTCAGTTCATTGTGTGATGTTGGACCAACCAGGACACCCATCTGGAACACAGGCAAGACTCAGCCATTGCCGACAGCATTTTGTGGAAACCCTTTCACTCTGGACATCTCCTAGGAGTTCCTAGaaaggaattacaggtagtcctcgcttgatgacaacaactgggactggaattttggttgctaagcaatacagtcgttaagtgaatctgacctgattttacgaccatttttgcaacagttgttaagcaaatcactgtggtctaaatgaaccacatggtctttaaacgaatcacacagttccccattgattttgctttccagaagccagccgggaaggttgaaaatggtgatcatgcgaccgcgagatgctgcaatggtcgtaaatgcgaatcagttgccaagcacctgaattgcaatcacatgactctgggaatgctgcaatggtcgtatgtgtgaggactggttgtaagtcgggttttagcaccatcataagtccaaaccatagctaaaggaatggtcattaagcgagataCCTGTATCACTTTCTAAAGAAGTTTTAGAAGTTACTTTTTTAGCAAGAAGCCTGTGGTTCAGTTCCTTTCCTTGAAAGCAGAGGTAGAAAAGATTCACTTACAGGCAACATTTTTAGGAATCAAGAACCTTGCCCTGTTAATTGTAATAATGATGGCAGCATTGTCCTTCTCTGTTATTTTTCCTCCTGGGCAGATTCATTACGAAACATTCCTCTTGTGAGTCATGGTCCACGCTCATCCCCCGCTGAGTTCAGTGGCTCCAACCAACGGTTGTTGCGAGAACGAAAGACATCTGCTCCGTCGCACTCAAGCCAACCCACCCTCTTCACTTTTGAGTCGCCTTCTAATCATATCCGGACCACACTTTCCACTAGTGCTCCTCAAGACTATCTCTTCCTACACCAGTGCATGAGTCAGAAATCAGAAAACACTAGGTAACTCTTGGTTTACCAAACGATGGGTATCTTCATAAGCCTTCTTTCTAATCTACTTGCTTACTTGGTTGTTAGTTTAATTTAAAACTTCAGGGATTGCTCTTCCAGTGCATTTGCATTGCTCGGGGTGAATTAGAAAAGTAAAAGCAGTAAAAATCAAACAATGGTAGTAACAGTGGCATGGAAACAAAAACAAGCTCAACAAGTAAACCAATGTTTTACTTGGAAGTTCACTGCATTCGACCTCTTTTGAAAGTCCAGCTGTTGCTGCTGCAAATTATCTTAAAGTCTTAGAGTGGGCTTACAGTTTAAAAGATgggacacaaaagaaaaaaaggacgaggaaaaaggaagaggggtgaaAACACAAGACACTTGGTCACCAGTTCTTAAAGATGCAAATTTCTAGCATGGACCAATTGGTTTTGGTCAGTGAAAGTTCTTTGAGGTTGAGTTTGCACAACTCAGCCAGCGTGAGTTAACAAAACACAACAGCTGTGTTGGTGTAACATGCTAGACCGACACAGATCAACCCTGTTATGACTTAGCATTATGGCCTGGTGGACACTAGGCACTCATACAACAAGTGGTTCTGACCGTGCATTGAACCACCAAGTACCCAGCCCACTTTCAGCCTCGTCTAGCACGTCCTATAAACTCTTCACTCAGCTCCACTGGGGAAACAGACCATCACATAAAACCTGGGTTGTTCTGGGTTATCCAGACCTCTTCCAGTGCTGATCAGTGAAGTAATCCTTCTTTCTCCTCTTGTTTTGTTGCAGGAGTGCAAGTTTCTCTCAAGCTACCAGGTTCTTCATGAGAAGCGACCCGTCGGTTCAGAAACTGTCGCAGGAGAATGGGCACTGCGTCAACGGGGTGGGCGGGCAAGTCCATGGCTTCTACAGTCTGCCCAAGCCAAGCCGGCACAACTCGGAGCTCAGGGACAGCGCCTATGACTTGCCACGAAGTTTTGGGTGCTATGCCCACACCAAGTCGAGCCTCACCGGCTCAGAAACGTCAGATAGTGAGGAGGTCTACACCTTCAAGACCCCCAACAGCACCCTTTGCAAAGACTTTGGGGAGCTTTCCACAGACTCCTACGACATTCCCGGTACCCCTTTGTCAATTTATCAGATCCCAAGGACCTTCACGCTGGACAAAAACCACAATGCCTTGACGGTGGCTTCTGGGGACACGGCAGCGACTCCCCCACCCAGACCTCCCAAACCAGGGCAGGCAGAATCCCGCTGGGGTAGCCCCCAACAACGCCTGATGGACAGCGAAGGCCTGAGCATGAGTCCAGTGGTCACTACCATTCCCAGAAGGAACACGCTGCCGGCAGTGGAGAACTGCCGGTTACACCGAGGTAGATCTGGTGCCCAAAGGATACATAGGATCACACATGCACTGTCTGAGCAGAGACGGTGAAGCTTCCACCAGACCATCTGGAAGCATGATCCACTGTTTCCTAAATACTTCATTAGTGCCATATTCTGCAAACAGCCCCAGACATACATGCACACAGTCCCATGCACACAATATACCTACCAAAAAGGAAGACAAGGATAGAGAAAGTGAGGGGGCCCTTCTCCCCGAATAGTCAAGTGGATGAAGGGGAGTTAGGAGAGTCCAAAAAATCTTTTAGGGCAAAGCTCAGCTTTTCAATTGCATATATTATACTGAACACAGGTTGTGATGTCTGTGCTGATTCTCACAACAGGCTTTCACAGTTTGCTCTGGCCTCCTGTCTTTCCCTCTTGTTTGGATGTTTCAGTTCCTTTCTCAACAAAATTGACCCTTATTCTTTAGAGACTTATTAGTATCAGCCATGCAATCATGATAGACAGATGCTTCCTTTAGTTTGTTTCCATATATTGGCTCTAAATGGTGCCAGCTGATACAGTCCATAGTCTGTATTCTGTGTTGTTGTTATGATTttcctcctccacttcctcctccctctcttctccccccttccccttttctggTCAGCTAGTAATAGAAGGATACACAGAGATCATGGTAGGACTCacagagaatagaataggagACCTGTAGAAAATGGAATAAAGTATGTGGAGAATGCAAGTATACATAATATACATTACATAGCAGAAAGGGCACTGGAGTACAATTACTAGCTATTGGGAGGTGTCAGCCTAAAGCAGGAGAAGGGAACCTTTTGGGGACTTGGAGCATATTGGAATTTGGGGAGCGTGTGGTTGACCCGCTCCCGAAACGAAGAGAGATTGGGCAATCAGTAAATATTCTTTGACCAGAAGGGTTCTCCAGGATGTTACCTCCCATTGCAGGGGCTTATTTGTAAGGATGAAAAACATAGTTGCAGATAACCATGCTGCTAGAGGCTGAGCcatcttcccatttatttatttttaattaaaggaatctTTAAAGAAACAGGAGGAACAGGGAGTCTTCTGGGCACAAGGTAGGTGTTGGGAGCACATTGGTACCTGCGAGGACCACCTTGCCTCCTCCAGGGTCAAGGAACACCTGTTTAAGAAGGTGTTCCCACGGGAGCTTCCAGCAGTGTTTCCAAATGTCCTGGGATTATAAATCTCAGAATTTCCCGAAAAATGCTATAGGAGAACTTCTGAGTTACTTTGAAGAGGAGACCAGCACGCATTCATTGAAGCATTAATTGGTGCATGGATCAAAGGGAGACCCCAAAGAGGCAAGGGGTTACAGTCCTTCTTTATAGACTTCGGCAAATGAGAGTAAGTCTGGGATTGGGTGCAACAGCAAGGTATTTGGGTATCAGCCATAGCGAAGTATTTGATTAGATATAACACATCCTGCATCTGGTGAGATCAGTGAGGAAATCAGGTTGTAAGTTTTGAGATAATTGGGCAGGACTACAAAGTCAGTAAGGCCTTTGAGAGAACAGAGAGGTGATATTCCATAATCTCTTTCTAGGGAGTGAGTTTTGCCTGCTTTCTCAGAGCTCTGTTCGCCTTCCAGTATCTCATTCCAGCTTATCATCCTTCCTTGTCCTTCTaaatgtttacaggtagtcctcacttaatgaccacaattgagaccagaatttcagttgctaagggaatctgacccaattttacaacctttttgtggcggcctttaagcgaatcaccggggtcattaagcaaaccacgtggttgttaagcaaatcacatggttccccattgactttgcttgccagaagctggccgggaaggttgaaaatggtgatcatgtgaccatgggatgctgctatggtcataaatgcgaactggttgccaagtgcccaaatcgtgatcacgtgatcatggggatgctgtgacattagtaagtgtgagcaccagttgtaagtcgtttttttcagcactgtcgtaagtctgaaccatcactaaacgaatagtcattaagtgaggactacctgtaatggtggAACTGACAGTTGAGTTGAGTTGGGAAAATGTATTTCACAAAGGGAGTAATTGTACTTGCCTaaagctgctgttttgttttccttgggaAGATGTATTTGGCTACGGGGCTTTTTCCCAGAACTCCCCTTAGGCACAGCCCCAATCTGTGTGAAGAATGGGGATGTGGCGTTAGAGAAACATCTCAGTTGACTTGCTCTTCTGTTGCTTCATGTTAATTTTCACGCCTTTGATTCCAGCTTCTTCCTGTGAAACCTACGAATATCCCCAGCCCAGCAGCGGTGGCACAGTGCCGTCAGCAGAGTCTGCAAACGTCGGGCCCAGTTCGTATCTGGTGAGCTTTGTGGGGGTTGAGGAAACATCTCAAGTTGCCTTTTAATCTCCCGGAAACCTGTTTGGAGGATCGCACACTGCTCTAAAGCGTTTGTCTTAATTTGGTCTTGATGACACAGCACTGCAGGTGGAGCTGACCAAGGCAGAATCCAATGGAgaaattatttccactattgTCCACTGTAGTGCCAAGCAATGTAGATCAATGCTGCCTGGGAGAAGTGGAATATCTTTGGCTGGTGATGAAAAAAGATCAGTATTAGTGGTGGGTGGATTTTCCTGGAGAAGGCATTACATAAGCGGGGCCTCTTAACCAGGAAGGCCTTGGTAGCCCCTTGCCTCAATTTGATGAAGGCATCTAGAGAATGATCTCCAGAGCTTCATAGGTGGGAAGCATTTCTTAGATATTCTGACTCTGCATGGTTCAGAGTATAAAAGTTCCTCATGAACGTCCTAATTTGGCAGCAGAATGAGCTGCCAGCTGATACAGCTGATGAAACATGAGGGTCGCGTAACCAGATATATCATTCCTTCAGGAATAGGTGGCATAcaattaaagtaaataaataaatattggctcATACATGCTAGCAACCTCTTGAATTCTCTTTCCCTCTGTTTGTGCTGAGATTGTCCATGTCTTTCCCCAATACTTTCCAAGGTGTTGTCTCGAGtcttaaggactagaaacttattttaaagaagcaaagcTGAAATTCAGGCTGACACGACTCTGGAGGCCTAGAAATGGATCATTTTTCCTACGTCCGTACTCTGACTTAACTTTTGCTTTCTGTCCCAGCAAAACAAAACTGTGGTGGCTCGCTCCCATAGCGTGGACTCCGAGGACAACTACGTCCCTATGAATCCAGGTTCTTCCCTCCTGCAGAACATGGAGCGGCCTAATGACAGCTCCCAACACCTTTACATCCCAATGAGTCCCGGGCCACACCACCTTGACTTAATGGGACACTCTTCGTCCACCTTCCCAGCTCAGAAAGGTAGCAGCAGCTCACAGCCG
The Candoia aspera isolate rCanAsp1 chromosome 5, rCanAsp1.hap2, whole genome shotgun sequence genome window above contains:
- the GAB2 gene encoding GRB2-associated-binding protein 2; its protein translation is MSGGGGGGGEVVCSGWLRKSPPEKKLRRYAWKKRWFILRSGRMSGDPDVLEYYKNNHSKKPLRVINLNFCEQVDAGLTFNKKELQDSYVFDIKTSERTFYLVAETEEDMNKWVRSICQICGFNQSEDHSDSLRNIPLVSHGPRSSPAEFSGSNQRLLRERKTSAPSHSSQPTLFTFESPSNHIRTTLSTSAPQDYLFLHQCMSQKSENTRSASFSQATRFFMRSDPSVQKLSQENGHCVNGVGGQVHGFYSLPKPSRHNSELRDSAYDLPRSFGCYAHTKSSLTGSETSDSEEVYTFKTPNSTLCKDFGELSTDSYDIPGTPLSIYQIPRTFTLDKNHNALTVASGDTAATPPPRPPKPGQAESRWGSPQQRLMDSEGLSMSPVVTTIPRRNTLPAVENCRLHRASSCETYEYPQPSSGGTVPSAESANVGPSSYLQNKTVVARSHSVDSEDNYVPMNPGSSLLQNMERPNDSSQHLYIPMSPGPHHLDLMGHSSSTFPAQKGSSSSQPLRRTSEIQPPPVNRNLKPDRKAKPTPLDLRGNSVIDELPFKSPVTKSWSRPGQTFNSNFSQYCRPTSTQSITSTDSGDSEENYVAMQNPVSASPVPSGKSSPALKKSTASVDYLALDFQPSSPGPHRKPSTSSVTSDEKVDYVQVDKEKTQALQSTMQEWTDVRQSSEPSKTVKQ